The sequence tgacagagaagagtgaagatgaatctcatttatatccttatcccctcgaggatgATGATATTGTCgctgatgaagatgaagatgtagaagctcattcagctagtctttcatcctttttgaatagactagttgataaggctcctctcttcagacaaaagggtactcttctgcacggctccgaccatactgatgttcatgcagttgttgatactggggcagaaacAAACTTCATATCTgttgaatttgttcgagcacacaaccttccacagaagcaacttttcaagaagattcatgtgtgaggttttggacccacagctcgagaagaggccactgcagttgttcgagtacacttacagtttgggccgatacagtaccatgtcacctgtttggtcaccccattagcacactgcgacattcttttagggcgaccttggcagcgacatgcaggaattctctatgatggcgcacggaacaccatcaaggtgaagcaaggaggtcgtatgtacttaatgaggccacatgcattatcagacataccacgtcgtcgactgactccaGTTTCAGTGACAcgtcagcctactctccctcctcttggtgttatgttcccatcttctgctttgagatacgtgccacctcatcagcgagcaacttacaagggtatcttgggagcaggacctaactcgacggagtcgagttctttaaCTCTAAAGCAGTTTGTAAATCTTTCCCAGATTTCCATCGAATATGAACAACTGAGGAAATATGCTCCATTGTCTCTTCCGCCTGGCCACAGAGTGCATCTTGAAGCCAAGTGAATTCCCTTTTTTCTAATAGTCTCATCAGTGGGCAGTCCTATGAATAAGCCGCCACCCTAAGGTAGAGTACCTAGGCGGCATCCCTTTGCACCAGATCACTGAGGACCAATAGACCGCTAGGGATTTGCTTATAATATCCTCCCAAGTAAACGCAGTTGAGAAAGAACCCGAGGGGGTCAGTTGCCAAACGCAAGCGTCTTCAAATTGCCCCGTTGGGAATCTTAACCTCCTTTATCGCGTTAAAGCTGGTGCCAAGAAGATCAGAGTCAACTTCTGGGAGAGCCCATGCTCCGTCTCTGATAAAGTCGCCAACTTTAGAGGAAGTACTAAGGGAAGAGAGGTTATCAGACTGAATCTCTTCAAGACTTGATTTTGGTCCCCACCATTTGTTCTTCcagaaattttccaaatttccaTTCCCAATAAGCTATCTCTCGTTTTGGTTCACAAAATCCCACATCTTTTTGATGCCCATGGCAATCGAGGAAGGCCGGCATCCCTTATTAAAGAGCCCTTCCTTCTTGACAAAACGTGCTCTGAGGAAAGAACATGCTGCTAACTTTTCATGCTTCATTCTCCATACTAGTTTACCAAGTAAAGCCTTGTTCGTATCTCTAAGTCTCCTGATCCCCAATCCCCCTTCCTTCTTAGGCTTGCATAAGGCGTCCCACTTCACTGTGATAGCCTTCGAAGTATTCAGCACCCCTAACCAGATAAATtttctcatccatctctccatagtGGTAAGGAGAGAGGAAGGCCACCAGTACACTGCAAAACTGTGGTTAGGAATACTAGAAATCATAAAGCGAACCAACTCCACTTTTCCTGCCATCGATAGaagcttccctttccatcctgcaAGCCGACCCTTCATTCTGTCCATGACCGGCAACAGAGCTTCTTTTTTAACTCTACCCTTGAAAATCTCCACCCCAAGGTATCGAGTAGTGAAGTTACAAATTGGGATTCCAAGGGTCGCATCGATGGATTGCTTGCAGCTCGAAGCAATTTTGCCAAGGAAAAGTTTGCTTTTCTCAAAATTAATAGACTGTCTAGAGAACTCGTGATACTTTAACAAAAAATCTCTTAAATTACAAACATACCTTgaagaagcattggagaagataaaTATGTTATCGGCAAAGAGAATATGTGCAGGGGTAGGGAAGCCTCTGGGGCCATGAATCGTCTTCAAATTGTTTTCCTGAACTAGCCTCGATAGGCCTCTGGTAAGGACTTCTTCCACTATAATAAACAACATCAGGGAAATGGAGTCCCCTTGCCTCAACCCACGCTCCATGCCGAAGAAACCCTGCGGACCTCCATTGACAAGGATTGATATCTTAGTCGATATCAGAAGCTGGTGAAGCCAAGTAATCCACGTTTCTGAGAAACCAAATCGGCGCAACACTTGGAAAAGGAAAGGCCAGGATATAGTATCATAGGCTTTTCTGATGTCTATTTTTAATCCAAGACCACCTCCTCTAGTGGAAGAGAACATCAGGTTGGCCAGCTCTGATGCATCACTGATGTTGTTATGAATCAGTTTCCCCTTCTGAAAGGCACCCTGTTCTTCAGAAATAATCCTAGGAAGAAGGGGTTCCAGACGTTTAGCCATCGCCTTCGAGATAATTTTGCAGAAGAAGTTTCCCATGCACAAAGGCCGGAATTTATCCAAAGTATCAGTACCATCCACTTTGGGAATCAAAACTAGAAAGTTATTATTAACTCCTCTGGGCATACAGCTCGAACTGAAAAAGAATCTCACTGCATTACATACTTCCCTTTCCACGATCTGCCAGCATCGCTTGAAGAAAGCAATAGAGAAGCCGTCTGGGCCTGGAGAGCTGTCCGGGTCCAACTCCCAAACCGCCTTTTTAATCTCTGAATCACCAGAGAGAGAATCAAACCAGAATATGCCTACTGTAAGACCATTGGAATACTGTCCAGTAGATCAACATGATCGGCCAAAGGCTCCGCTCTATGAAATCTCTCAAAAAAATCAACTATGTACTCCCCCAATTGATTTTTCCCTTCAACCACCGTACTATCCTGATTTTTAAGAGATTTGATAATATTTCTATTCCTTCTCATTTTGGCAGATAAATGGAAGAACTTAGAATTTCTATCACCAAATTTCATCCATCTGATCCTTTATTTTTCAgcccaaagcttttcatgattttccagaGCCTTGATCAGAGCGGTTTTTGTATCGGCTTCCAAAGCAAAGAGCTAATCATCCATAGCATTATTCTCTATTTGTTCCTGGCTTCCTGCACCTGAGTCAGATTTTGTTTAGCTTCTTCCAAAGCTCTTTCAAAGTGGGGGAAGGATAGTCTCGCCCAGCTCTTGAGAGCCCCTTTTAGCTGCTTCAATTTATTTATAAGAACAAATATAGGAGACCCTGATATCCATTCGGCCCAAGAGGCAGTGACCACCCTCTCAAAGTCCTTGTTGGCCATCCAAAATTGGTGGAAACGGAAGGGACAATTGGGAGGGCGCTAAGAGATGGCAGAGGAGAGCAGCAACGGTGTATGATTAGAAGCAACCCTTGAAAGAACTTGTTGCAAGAAGTCCTGAAAAATAGAGATCCACTCATTGTAAAAACTCCTATCCAGAACTGTGCACACATTGCCTCTACGCCGGTTATTCAACCAAGTAAATTTCCTACCAGCTGACGGCACCTGAACCATTGAGCATGCATCAACCATGGCCCCAAACTCTGCTGTAGAACCCAAACTAAAATTACCTAGGGCGCGTTTTTCATGAGACTGAAGAGTGGCATTGAAATCCCCTATAATAGTCCACGGGGTGGGCGATTGGGGAAGGTCAGCCACCAAGTCAAGCCATAGGGTTCTTCTATCTGCTCTAAAGCTGCTAGCGTGAACAACTGAAATCTGAACCCGATGTAGGCCCCAAACCAGAGAGATTGTAACATGTTTTTAGATTCAAAGACTATCACGGGCATATTCAAATTCCTTCGCCACAGAATCCATAAGTCGGCAACCTTACCAGCACGGTTGTTATGAATAAACTCACAATAAAAGcctaatttattaaaataaagggATGGAAAGTCACTCACATCCACCATAGGCTCCGCAATGCAAAGGTCTGGATCCTTCAAAATTAAATCCCTTAGGGCGCTTCTTCCGATCGCCTTTTTCATTCCTTTAATGTTCCAAAAGAGGATCTTCATAAATTCACTATTTAAAAACAGCATGACGGTCAGACATTGATGTCTGCCTTGCCGCTGCAGTGAATTTCTCCTTTCGTCTAGCATCTCCCTCCACACGGCTGATAACATAATCAATATCAGCTACCTCTTGGTGTTGGACAATCACTCTCCCTGCCACTATCTGCGACGGGGATAATCCCAAAATAATGTGTTCATGGCCGCCCCATTCCTGGCTGCGCCTGCTTTTTCCACCTCGAGCCTGCCCTCTACCACTGCAGTTGCCGGCATATACCACTTTAGATTTGTGAGGGCGTAATGTATGCTGCACTTGAGTCCTCCCTACATCTTCTATCACCCCCAGGGCCTGAGCAACTGCACCTCTCTCTtcttggaggtccatttccctTGATTCGTGTGAATCTTTTCCTGACATGTAACTACCCGAGTCATCTGGGTCTGATCCATACCCACTTTCACCAAGCGGGTTGTCCACCATGACAGGGTCCTGGCATTGACTGGGAGAAGGATCTCCAAATCATGCGATGTGTAGTCATGATAGGCGTTAAATATAGCAGTCGAATCCTCCCTTGGCTGATTGACTCTCAGAATGGAAGATTTTATAACAGCAGGAGAGGATCGATCTCCTACCGATTTAGGACTTCAAGCACTGCCATGGTTGCCGGAAGGTGCAGCTGCTAAGCTCCTTCCCACCTCCGCCCTATCATGATCAGATTCATGGCCCTCTTCTCCCCTCTTCTCAGCGTCTCTCATCTCCACCTCCTTCCTGTCTCTGCATTCAGCTGAAGCGTGACCCAGTTTTTTGCAGAAACTGCACCTCCCAATATCATCTTCGTACATAATACGTtgcttaaataaaaaaatggtatcTTTACCAGGCTGTTTTCTCTCCACTTGTATTTCCTCCACCCTGCTTCCTCCCAATTCCACTTCCACCAGAACACGGGCATAGTTGCCCATAGAACCAGACATTGTCTTTTATTAATTGCCACAGGTCGGCCAGATGCCTTTGCCATAGACAGAAAAATGCGTTCGGGCCAATATTCCATTGGCAACTCAGGGTAGCGAAGCCGCACGAGCTTGGTCTAAGTATAATCTTCGTGGATGTTGAACTCAGGTCGCCATCTTTGGGAACGGATGATCTGCCCTCTTACCTTGACTGGCCCTCTTTTCCACATAGAGGCCATGTCGCTTTCAAGTTCAAAGCGGAAGAGAATATAGCCTTTGCCCAGGGGGCCAGATTAACTTTGCCTTTCAGATTCCAAGCAGTTTTTGAGTCTCTTCTCACATCATCTATTGAGACAAAACGGAAGTTGGCCCTGCCAATCAAAGCATAGTTGAAGCTTTCAAGCTTTTCCTTATATGCCTCTTGTGGGATAACCAACTTGGTGAGTGGTCCTGCATGAATTGGATCAGGCAGGTCCTCAACATTTGGTAAGGTTCTCCGGGCAATTGTAGCATAGGACTGTGTCTTACCACCCCTCCCTGTCTCCACATTCACAACTGGATCCGTGGCCAGATTCTCCTCTGCCACCGTCGGCCTATTCTCTTGATCGTTCCCTTCTTCTGTTACAGTTGGTGGTGGGGGCTGCGAGTAACTCACAGGCCTCCAAAAATCAGTAATCTGTCTCTGTTTCCCTCAATCAGGAGGGCGGCCCCCATGGGGGTCAGGAGCGCCGCCAGTAGCCAAATCCACCTCCACCGCagagtctctctctcctctcatcatTTCATGTTTTTCTATTTAAACCTTTGTATGAGCGAAGAGCTCCTCATGATTTGATTAATGGAATAAAGCTTTGTTTGCTCTGCAATCTGAGAGAATCAGCTGGTGCGAAACTGATACAGACAGAGGGATTCTGATCTGGTTCGATGGTGAGAAACCTGTGGTTATCTGTTATCTATTTTATCCTGTGTTTCTTATCAATCCAGGTACTGTTATCTCCTTCGATTAATTCCTTTCTGTTCTAAGTTTTAAGTTTTTAACCACTGTTTGTTTGGCCTGATCATTGATATAACTTCTAATATTAGTGGTCCAGTTCTGTGAGTTATTATTATATCTGCGGCTGCCCTTTTTTTGGGTGTTATTTCAGTCCCCTATTGGCACACAACCGCAGGCTAATCTGTTAGTCAGATCAGACCCTTCTTCTCGAATTTTGGTGGGGCTCCGAAGAAGGGAACTCGATCCTGGTTTGATGCCTTTCTGAGGTCTTGAACTACTTTTACTTAAAAATCTCTCATTCTGCAGATTCCTCAATTTCAGATGtgagattttaaaattattttgaatccAACAATCTGATTTCATATTTTGGGATTAGTGTTAGCTTGCCGATATAGATACtcgtttctaatttcattcaGTTCTATTGGTCTGATTAGGTTTAATTTGAGTTTTGCTGATTTCTGGATTTCAGTTCCAGATTTCACCGCTCTTATAATTACATCTAATCCCGCCGTTCATCTGATTCCATCTTTTGAAGGACTTCTATTCCATCTGTTTGTGAATGATTCTTGTAATTTAGCTCTCATCTGAGAGGGtttgattttctgttatttGTTGGGTTGAATATCTGAGTTGGTTAGCTTGGGATCTTGACCGGGAGGTTATTCTAtcttccccacccccccaccatTCCCTTCTCCAGACAAGCTTTTCGGGTCCTTTGGATGTAGGAGCTGTAAAAAGTTGTAAGGATATTCTAAAGTGCACATGATTGGATGGAGTTTTTTCTATGGAAGTTTTGAGAATCCATTGACTAAAGCAAATGTTCATTAGATACATCTATGACAATGAGCCCATTTAACCTATAACACACAACATGTTTTGCTAGGTTGTGGGCCAGAAATACCAAGTCCTTGCCCACATAAACTAAGTTACAATGCTACATTCCAGACAGCATATGACAAGTATCAAAAGTGATGTAAATTCAAGCCAAGTCCAGTTATCAAAAGATTCATTTTTCAAGAAACTACAACAAacaaaaactcagccttatcccaacttaatggggtcggctacatggatccatgcaaaacaaaatagagaaaaaatggTCCAAACACAAAATAGGGGAAGGACGAGAcgaaaagatgagagatgagagatgagagtaaGAGAAAAGAGACACAACCCAaaagtcaggagaatctcagctaagtGGGGCTCGTCAacatggatcctagccctccaataggctctatccaaggtcatacttgggacaaggccgagactatgcatgtcattcctcaccacttcatctatagtcattttaggcctacccctagctcttttaactctttcaaactgaatcaaatcactcttccttactggggcgtCCAttggcctcctttgaacatggccattCCACCTCAATTGACTTTTGTAGAGCTTGTCGTTGATCGGGGCAACTCCTAAGtcagctctaatatgctcattccttactttatccttcatagttttgccgcacatccatcttaacatcctcatctcagatGCACACAACTTCTCTATacgacacttcttaactgcccaacattccgccccatacaACTATCACACGAAAGTTCTATAGAATATTaccttaagctttaaaggaataagCTGGacacataacactccagacgcatctctccacttcatccatcccactttaattctctgtgaaacatcatcctctatgtcgtcatctttatttatggttgaccccaaatatctaaaagcCATTTTGTGGAATCTCTTTCTCCTCaatttttaccatttcattatccatcgtAGAGTGGttgaagttacacatcatatactttgTCTTCGATCTACTAATTTTAAAACCTCTAGTTTCCAAGGTAGCTCTCCATAGCTTCAATTTAGGGTAAATCCATGCTttagtctcatccactaaaacaatgtcatcgACTCATCGGCGAAGAGCATCTAGAATGCTCTTGGTTTAACTCATCCATGACAACCGCAAATAGATAGGGGCTTAAGGCTGATCATTTTGCAACAAACTAAcatccatagtttttaaggcgctgctaaggcgtcgccttactagcgccttagcgctgatgcggtctagagatgatAAGGCAATgttccgccttatgtgaagtggcgccttatggggttttttttttttttttttttaacacattttaaatttacttaatgaagattcaaaatatagattttttgttggtaggtgtatggttttgttaacacttgagatgtataggatcagctttactccaccaaaaataaccaaaacaaacaaaacaaaaacacaattcacaaacagggtttagattttgtcaagggttttaagaaagggctttgaaaaCAAattaaggaacaaggaagaaccactgatctaggcgaccattttgcttcGGCAGCGATGAgcttgctccggcagcggtgagcttcattcttctttgacaggagtagaaatatagtagatgaccttagggtttaggcactcattttggcattatagaggtaagtataataaatgcttgtattttttatgtcttcttttctttatatttataatttagtttcataattatgtatttatattatatgttaatatgattgatgattgatgaagatgaacttagtttattcactttattgatttgttttcttgatgaatatcttacattggtatgaatatgaacttttaatatttatttaacatatgagtaataggattcaactaggatttgagccacatagattggttttataaaaaaattacacaggaacgctttagtcgataaggcgacgcttaaTGCCCGCGTTATGGCTAAGGCGCTCCGTAAGACCCTCAAACgtctccgtcgccttaccgccttaaaaactatgctaaCATCCCTAAACAATTAGTAGCAATTGTAGCTTTCTCCAGTTGCCATAAGCTGTATTGCTGCTGCTGCAATTACTCACACTTCTGCTTCTAGGGGTGATGAGGCATGACTGGATCTAACCCAAGCTTCTTGTTCGGCTGTAACCTGCAatggtcatgaatcatgattGCACATCAGCCAAATTTCCTAGTATTTGTATGTAAGGCATCATCAGTGACTAGTAGTCTGTTTGTGCAGTAGAACATGCTTTCTGCAGCCT is a genomic window of Macadamia integrifolia cultivar HAES 741 chromosome 13, SCU_Mint_v3, whole genome shotgun sequence containing:
- the LOC122059038 gene encoding uncharacterized protein LOC122059038; translation: MAKRLEPLLPRIISEEQGAFQKGKLIHNNISDASELANLMFSSTRGGGLGLKIDIRKAYDTISWPFLFQVLRRFGFSETWITWLHQLLISTKISILVNGGPQGFFGMERGLRQGDSISLMLFIIVEEVLTRGLSRLVQENNLKTIHGPRGFPTPAHILFADNIFIFSNASSRYVCNLRDFLLKYHEFSRQSINFEKSKLFLGKIASSCKQSIDATLGIPICNFTTRYLGVEIFKGRVKKEALLPVMDRMKGRLAGWKGKLLSMAGKVELVRFMISSIPNHSFAVYWWPSSLLTTMERWMRKFIWLGVLNTSKAITVKWDALCKPKKEGGLGIRRLRDTNKALLGKLVWRMKHEKLAACSFLRARFVKKEGLFNKGCRPSSIAMGIKKMWDFVNQNER